The following coding sequences are from one Passer domesticus isolate bPasDom1 chromosome 11, bPasDom1.hap1, whole genome shotgun sequence window:
- the TMEM207 gene encoding transmembrane protein 207, with protein MFLTLMMRRPGALCFSSWITAGTGVLCLTFFQSADSGSDCELGERCIGQNDGNFSSWYVWFLVLFLLAMLLSCGICCCLQCWLKRRSCLPRRTVAVFALSSSDAFCATEAPPCPFSGSLSPCMTAEISSSPAPCFSLGGTELPPSYEDVVKENKV; from the exons ATGTTTCTCACACTAATGATGCGGAGACCTGGAgctttgtgtttttcttcatGGATCACAGCAGGAACTGGAGTGCTGTGTCTAACCTTCTTCCAG TCCGCAGACTCTGGGTCGGACTGTGAGCTGGGCGAGAG GTGCATTGGACAGAACGATGGAAACTTTAGCAGCTGGTATGTGTG GTTCCTGGTGCTGTTTCTGCTGGCCATGCTCCTGTCCTGCGggatctgctgctgcctgcagtgctggctgAAGCGGCGGAGCTGCCTGCCCCGACGCACCGTGGCTGTCTTTGCCCTCAGCAGCTCAGATGCCTTTTGTG CTACTGAAGCACCTCCGTGCCCATTCTCTGGATCCCTGAGTCCCTGCATGACTGCAGAGATTTCTTCTTCTCCTGCCCCGTGCTTCAGCCTCGGGGGAACCGAATTGCCTCCGTCTTATGAGGATGTTGTGAAGGAAAACAAGGTCTAG